The Oceanisphaera avium genome includes a region encoding these proteins:
- a CDS encoding efflux RND transporter periplasmic adaptor subunit, with the protein MEFKTINRGYLGALLALILSVAPMAQAQYKAVVTTATVSEQPVTSSVELMGTLSAKQRVAIAPQVSARVTKVHFVSGQEVKKGDILLSLDDRAANAQVSEAKAALMDAQRIYKNFRTLFSRKAVTQTELDGQQAAVAMAQAKLAAAQVQASYLTLRAPFSGVIGLTDVAPGTLLNANEPVAELSDLSEVKLDVALAEKYLNKVTQGQTLTAYSDAFGDRAFTGKLAVIAPSVDSETLTAKVRLVFDNPQLDPDAKPEAALLVPGMLMRVTLNVDNRVQLAIPVQSLLYAGQQRYVYVVDDENKVSRRDVTIGRNLGEQVTIVEGLSAGEQVISAGTVKVREGSVVEVLDEDL; encoded by the coding sequence ATGGAATTTAAGACAATAAATAGGGGCTATTTGGGTGCTTTGTTGGCGCTCATCCTCAGCGTGGCTCCTATGGCGCAGGCGCAATATAAGGCTGTAGTGACTACGGCCACAGTGAGCGAGCAGCCGGTGACGTCGAGCGTTGAGCTTATGGGTACCTTGAGTGCTAAGCAACGCGTAGCCATTGCGCCCCAAGTGAGTGCTCGGGTGACTAAAGTACACTTTGTCTCAGGCCAAGAGGTTAAAAAAGGCGATATTTTACTGAGCTTAGATGACAGAGCCGCTAACGCTCAAGTCAGTGAAGCAAAAGCGGCATTAATGGATGCGCAGCGCATCTATAAAAATTTTCGTACCTTATTTAGTCGAAAAGCCGTGACCCAAACCGAATTAGATGGCCAGCAAGCTGCGGTTGCCATGGCACAAGCTAAGCTGGCTGCCGCTCAAGTACAAGCTTCTTACTTAACGCTACGCGCGCCTTTTAGTGGCGTTATTGGGCTTACGGATGTAGCACCTGGGACGCTGCTAAATGCGAATGAGCCGGTAGCCGAGCTCTCGGATCTCAGTGAAGTGAAACTGGATGTAGCGTTAGCGGAAAAATACCTTAATAAAGTAACTCAAGGCCAAACGCTTACCGCTTATAGTGACGCTTTTGGCGATAGAGCCTTTACGGGGAAATTAGCAGTAATAGCGCCCAGTGTGGATAGCGAAACCTTAACTGCCAAGGTGCGCCTCGTCTTTGATAACCCGCAACTCGACCCCGATGCCAAGCCAGAGGCGGCGCTATTAGTGCCAGGCATGTTAATGCGGGTAACACTTAATGTGGATAATCGGGTACAGCTCGCCATTCCGGTGCAAAGCTTGCTCTATGCTGGCCAGCAGCGCTATGTCTATGTGGTGGATGATGAAAATAAGGTGAGCCGCCGCGATGTGACCATAGGTCGTAATTTAGGCGAGCAAGTCACCATTGTTGAAGGGCTGAGTGCGGGTGAGCAAGTTATTAGTGCCGGTACGGTAAAAGTACGGGAAGGCAGTGTGGTTGAGGTATTAGATGAAGATCTCTGA
- the xthA gene encoding exodeoxyribonuclease III, giving the protein MKVISFNINGLRARLHQLQAIIDKHQPDVIGLQEIKVHDEVFPVAAVEAMGYHVHFHGQKAHYGVAMLSKQAPLEVRKGFPGDDEDAQRRMIMARFARPDGSEVTILNGYFPQGENRKHETKFPAKAKFYEDLQAYLNQYHSPDEAVIVMGDVNISHTDLDIGIGEPNRKRWLREGKCSFLPEEREWMERLLSWGLTDTWRLQNPQQTEQYSWFDYRSRGFDDNRGLRIDLVLATAPLIEQLVETGIDYELRGIETPSDHAPIWASFK; this is encoded by the coding sequence ATGAAAGTGATCTCTTTTAATATCAACGGACTTAGAGCGCGTTTGCACCAACTGCAAGCCATTATCGATAAACACCAGCCCGATGTCATTGGCTTACAAGAAATCAAAGTACATGATGAGGTGTTTCCGGTGGCAGCCGTAGAAGCCATGGGTTATCACGTACACTTTCATGGCCAAAAAGCCCACTACGGCGTCGCCATGCTAAGTAAGCAAGCGCCACTTGAGGTGCGAAAAGGTTTTCCCGGTGATGATGAAGATGCCCAGCGCAGAATGATCATGGCCCGCTTTGCACGCCCCGATGGCAGTGAAGTGACAATTTTAAATGGTTATTTCCCACAAGGCGAAAACCGCAAACACGAAACTAAGTTTCCGGCCAAGGCGAAGTTTTATGAAGACTTACAGGCCTATCTCAACCAATATCACAGTCCAGATGAGGCGGTGATTGTGATGGGCGATGTAAATATCTCTCATACTGACTTAGATATTGGTATTGGTGAGCCTAACCGTAAGCGCTGGCTACGTGAGGGTAAGTGCTCATTTTTACCCGAGGAGCGCGAATGGATGGAGCGTTTATTAAGCTGGGGCTTAACGGACACTTGGCGCTTACAAAACCCTCAGCAAACTGAGCAATACTCTTGGTTTGATTATCGCAGCCGCGGCTTTGATGATAATCGTGGGCTGCGTATCGATTTGGTATTAGCCACAGCGCCCTTAATCGAGCAGCTAGTGGAGACGGGTATCGATTACGAGCTGCGCGGCATCGAAACACCCTCCGATCACGCGCCAATTTGGGCAAGCTTTAAGTAA
- a CDS encoding ligand-binding sensor domain-containing diguanylate cyclase: MNTLIKKIYGSIYLLYALICSVLLCSFSLASAPLSLSQYYQDHLTTRDGLPNNTIHAINQSSDGYLWFATWEGLARYNGHEFKNYTRSVDTGLRGAAQITLAPTERGLWIGGAKGSLSYYQDNVWHPQPKVSAYINHLLVDKSGFLWLATDGDGIYVRQGKKTIAHFNNKDGLPSNNVYQLAQDAEGRVWAGTAKGLAYIQDNTLYAIPELAGIKVQALLMTQQQQLLIGSAAGLYQAQQAQVHTHKAKLGNYSIRSLLEDHRGDLWIGTMAQGLLRLSGENIEQLSVKDGLLDSQIISLYQDTEDSIWLGTNVGLTRLREVPFKSFTERVGLANNYIRTVLAHSDGSIWAGSSTGLTRIEHGQLQVVEPIMSDGSPPSITSLVEAPNGEVWAGTQIHGLLRIDKHHHVHRYRHCAQLIEPEIRALAVGKEGQLWAGTASGLTHFKNGCLKRYIAPNELLSSAVLSLHSARNGSLWVGQHGGVSIIHPDHVTYLSFKSLLDAEYVFGIYAEPNNQYLWLTTDMGLVRYSHKDQTLRLVGKQHGLPVDKYFEVLSVDNTHLWLTSNIGMTRILLADAHQVADGQLALLKFEQFDESDGMGSGQTHGSTNPGMVQDKQGQIWVATTLGITYIDPKRLSQFKHTNLPVVIEEVKVAGERVPLEKDIIIPPGSVRIQFDFAGLGFVMPKRIHYRTKLEGFDKEWVARGAQNTAEYTNLAPGNYQFRVAAAYSYKDWNEQEVSLHFKVLPFIWQRPVFWIIVGIGTLVLFWLLMRLRLRFLLARTQELAKKVDEKTHELQQQAQEFGRQARIDSLTGLPNRRAFDEVLTHTFLRAKRNSAPLTLVVIDIDYFKHVNDTWSHAVGDQVLKIVADIIVKEIREVDIPARWGGEEFTVLLADTDISEALPICERVRLAVMNYDYSLIDEKFKLTISLGVAQGPLNQAGTAYLETSELLAQADQALYQAKHYGRNQVVVFNTKNAW, encoded by the coding sequence ATGAATACTCTCATAAAAAAGATTTATGGCAGCATCTACCTGTTATATGCATTGATATGTAGTGTGTTGCTGTGCTCCTTTTCCTTGGCCAGTGCGCCGCTGTCGCTCAGCCAATATTATCAAGACCACTTAACAACCCGTGATGGTTTACCTAATAATACGATTCATGCTATTAATCAAAGTAGCGATGGTTATTTATGGTTTGCCACTTGGGAGGGCTTAGCCCGCTATAATGGCCATGAATTTAAAAACTATACTCGAAGTGTTGACACCGGTTTAAGGGGGGCGGCGCAAATAACATTAGCGCCAACTGAAAGAGGATTATGGATTGGTGGTGCTAAAGGCAGCTTAAGTTATTATCAAGATAATGTGTGGCACCCCCAACCTAAAGTAAGTGCTTATATTAATCATTTATTAGTGGATAAGAGCGGCTTCTTATGGCTGGCCACTGATGGTGACGGAATTTATGTCCGTCAAGGTAAAAAAACCATTGCGCACTTTAATAATAAAGACGGTTTACCCAGTAATAATGTTTATCAATTAGCACAAGACGCCGAGGGTCGAGTGTGGGCGGGAACAGCTAAAGGATTAGCTTATATTCAGGATAATACGCTTTATGCCATACCGGAGCTTGCAGGAATTAAAGTCCAAGCGCTATTAATGACTCAACAGCAGCAGTTATTAATTGGCAGTGCAGCAGGCTTATATCAAGCACAACAAGCCCAGGTACATACCCATAAAGCAAAGCTGGGTAATTATTCTATTCGCTCTTTATTAGAAGATCATAGAGGTGACTTATGGATAGGAACCATGGCGCAGGGCTTGTTACGTCTTAGTGGGGAAAATATTGAACAATTGAGTGTGAAAGATGGCTTGCTTGACTCGCAAATTATCTCTCTTTACCAAGATACAGAGGACAGTATTTGGCTGGGCACGAATGTTGGGCTGACTCGCTTGCGCGAAGTGCCCTTTAAAAGTTTTACCGAGCGCGTGGGCTTAGCCAATAATTATATCCGCACTGTGCTCGCTCACTCTGATGGTTCAATATGGGCAGGCAGTAGTACGGGCTTAACTCGTATTGAGCATGGCCAGCTGCAAGTGGTAGAGCCTATTATGAGTGATGGTTCGCCTCCTTCTATCACCAGCTTAGTAGAAGCACCCAATGGCGAGGTGTGGGCGGGCACGCAAATTCACGGTTTACTGCGTATTGATAAACACCATCACGTGCATCGCTATCGCCACTGTGCACAACTTATAGAGCCGGAAATCCGTGCCCTTGCCGTCGGTAAAGAAGGCCAGCTATGGGCAGGGACCGCTTCTGGCTTAACTCACTTTAAAAATGGCTGCTTAAAGCGCTATATCGCGCCAAATGAGTTACTGAGCAGTGCCGTGCTGAGTTTGCATAGTGCTCGTAATGGTAGCTTATGGGTAGGGCAACATGGCGGTGTGTCCATTATCCATCCTGATCATGTTACCTATCTTAGCTTTAAATCTTTATTAGATGCCGAGTATGTCTTTGGTATCTATGCCGAGCCTAATAATCAGTATTTATGGTTAACCACAGATATGGGGCTAGTACGCTATAGCCATAAAGACCAAACACTGCGCTTAGTAGGCAAGCAGCATGGTTTACCCGTGGATAAGTACTTTGAGGTACTGAGTGTGGATAACACTCACCTCTGGCTCACCAGTAATATTGGCATGACGCGCATTTTATTAGCCGATGCTCATCAAGTGGCAGACGGCCAGCTGGCGTTATTAAAGTTTGAGCAGTTTGATGAAAGCGATGGTATGGGCAGTGGCCAAACTCATGGCAGCACCAACCCAGGGATGGTGCAAGATAAGCAAGGCCAAATTTGGGTAGCCACCACCTTAGGCATTACTTATATCGATCCTAAGCGTTTAAGTCAGTTTAAGCATACTAATTTACCGGTGGTGATTGAAGAGGTAAAGGTAGCGGGAGAGCGGGTACCTTTAGAGAAAGACATTATCATCCCCCCGGGCAGTGTCCGTATTCAGTTTGATTTTGCAGGATTGGGCTTTGTTATGCCCAAACGCATTCATTATCGCACTAAGTTAGAGGGCTTTGATAAAGAGTGGGTGGCGCGCGGTGCACAAAATACCGCTGAATATACTAATTTAGCGCCAGGGAACTATCAGTTTCGCGTAGCCGCTGCCTATTCTTATAAAGACTGGAATGAACAAGAAGTGAGCCTGCACTTTAAGGTGTTGCCCTTTATTTGGCAACGGCCCGTATTCTGGATAATAGTAGGAATAGGGACACTGGTGCTATTTTGGCTATTGATGCGCTTGCGTCTGCGGTTTTTGCTGGCACGTACCCAAGAGTTGGCAAAAAAAGTCGATGAAAAAACCCATGAGTTACAACAACAAGCTCAAGAATTTGGCCGTCAAGCGCGCATAGATAGTTTAACGGGCTTACCTAATAGGCGCGCCTTTGATGAAGTATTAACTCATACTTTTTTACGTGCAAAACGTAATAGTGCGCCTCTAACGTTAGTGGTAATAGATATTGATTACTTTAAACATGTTAATGATACCTGGTCCCATGCAGTTGGCGATCAGGTGTTAAAAATCGTCGCCGACATTATTGTTAAAGAAATCAGAGAAGTCGATATACCGGCGCGCTGGGGTGGAGAAGAGTTTACCGTATTATTAGCAGATACTGATATTAGTGAAGCGCTGCCTATTTGTGAGCGCGTGCGCTTGGCAGTCATGAATTACGATTACAGTTTAATTGATGAAAAGTTTAAACTCACGATTAGCTTAGGAGTGGCGCAAGGTCCGCTAAATCAGGCGGGCACGGCTTACCTTGAAACCAGTGAGTTATTGGCTCAGGCAGATCAGGCGCTGTATCAAGCTAAACACTATGGTCGCAATCAAGTAGTGGTGTTTAATACTAAAAACGCCTGGTAG
- a CDS encoding ligand-binding sensor domain-containing diguanylate cyclase encodes MIIASLFYSTYALAFTSSTPIPLSRYYQDHWTTQEGLPQNTINDIAQTPEGYLWIATWEGVARYNGREFKVFSRATDSGLPDSGIRDLVVSDEGLLALDSRGGISRYQQQHFIPQADVGVMINDVLHDSQGLTWLATEGDGLYLRKDDSTELHIKSEDGLASNYVYRLVEDERGHIWVATAKGLAKVVGRQLKPVAQVPNVSIGALLKDNQGRILIGSEQGVYIADDQDITPFHPAAIPDSIISMLQDNSGALWLGTVDSGLIRVSELGIERLDVAQGLPEQYVPSLLQDKEGSIWVGTNGGLMRLREVSFININEQDGLAGNYARTLLAHSDGSVWVGSSTGLSRISSSGIEALALTIPDSTAPSVLSLAQGPEDELWVGTFSHGLLHVKDKQVIAVYGQEQGLPANKIRAILPAADGSLWLGTSLGLSQFKNGTFTNFTTANGLPNDVIMSLHQADNGDIWVGTPLGAAIIRNQTITEVDLSAQEKAEFVFGFYSEPGSEYLWLGTDRGLVRYRTQDNSVALVGIAQGLPLEKIFQPVADGKGSLWLPTNKGVTRVSLAEAHRVADGKKKAIKFTHYGEKDGLTSSQTYSGASNNAVMDNAGNIWLTTALGMMYTQPNWHTLTSSSDLPVVLETFMVGGEAQVIKDKTVLDAGTSRIQFNYAGLGYVVPERIQYRTLLVGFDKDWVNRGQQAIAEYTNLAPGHYVFKVAARYSYQDWGPPTQVSFTILPFIWQLPFFWSILACLLVISLWLLMRMRLRFIRYHAQELERQVADKTQELKHQAQAFARQARADSLTGLPNRRAFDEAMASAFSRAERTPLPITLVVLDIDHFKLVNDTWSHEVGDQVLKVVAELIRNEIREVDFPARWGGEEFTILLPNTDLMTSVLVAERLRESVMEHDFGYLAADFKLTVSIGLAEAAPGMDAVQLLANADVALYQAKGQGRNRVVTFMTEPTTMSQSSVNE; translated from the coding sequence TTGATAATTGCCAGTCTCTTTTACTCCACCTATGCCTTAGCTTTTACCTCTTCAACACCCATCCCGCTCTCTCGTTATTATCAAGACCATTGGACGACCCAAGAGGGGTTGCCGCAAAATACCATTAATGATATTGCACAAACCCCCGAGGGATATTTATGGATAGCGACTTGGGAGGGGGTGGCGCGCTATAACGGCCGTGAATTCAAAGTTTTTTCTCGGGCTACCGACAGCGGCTTACCCGACTCTGGCATTCGTGATTTAGTCGTCAGTGATGAGGGCCTGCTAGCGCTCGACTCCCGTGGCGGTATCAGTCGCTATCAACAACAACATTTTATTCCTCAAGCCGATGTGGGCGTGATGATTAATGATGTATTGCACGATAGCCAAGGGTTAACCTGGCTGGCAACCGAAGGCGATGGTTTGTATTTGCGCAAGGATGATAGCACTGAGTTACACATTAAAAGTGAAGACGGATTAGCAAGCAATTATGTGTATCGCTTAGTCGAAGATGAGCGGGGCCATATTTGGGTAGCCACTGCTAAAGGGTTAGCTAAAGTGGTAGGCCGCCAGCTTAAACCGGTAGCGCAAGTGCCTAACGTGTCCATTGGTGCCTTATTAAAAGATAACCAAGGCCGCATACTGATTGGCTCTGAGCAAGGAGTGTATATTGCCGATGACCAAGATATTACGCCCTTTCACCCCGCAGCCATTCCCGACTCTATTATTAGTATGCTACAAGACAACAGCGGCGCTTTATGGCTCGGCACCGTTGATAGTGGGCTAATTCGGGTCAGTGAATTAGGTATTGAACGGCTCGATGTTGCTCAAGGACTACCAGAGCAATATGTACCCTCTTTATTGCAAGATAAAGAGGGCAGTATTTGGGTGGGCACCAATGGCGGTTTAATGCGCCTTCGTGAAGTGTCGTTTATTAATATTAATGAACAAGATGGCTTGGCTGGAAACTATGCCCGTACCTTATTAGCTCATAGCGATGGCTCCGTGTGGGTAGGCAGTAGTACCGGATTAAGTCGTATTAGCTCAAGTGGTATTGAAGCGTTAGCACTCACTATTCCTGATAGCACAGCGCCCTCGGTATTAAGCTTGGCCCAAGGGCCAGAGGATGAGCTATGGGTGGGCACCTTTTCTCATGGTTTATTGCACGTAAAAGATAAGCAGGTTATTGCGGTATATGGTCAAGAACAGGGCTTGCCAGCTAATAAAATACGGGCGATTTTGCCGGCTGCCGATGGCAGTTTATGGTTAGGCACCAGTCTTGGTTTAAGTCAGTTTAAAAACGGGACTTTTACCAATTTTACCACCGCTAATGGCTTGCCCAATGATGTTATTATGAGCTTACATCAAGCCGATAATGGCGATATTTGGGTAGGCACCCCCTTAGGTGCGGCCATTATACGCAACCAAACTATTACTGAAGTTGATTTATCGGCTCAAGAAAAAGCGGAGTTTGTTTTTGGCTTCTATTCTGAACCTGGTAGCGAGTATTTGTGGTTAGGCACAGACCGCGGGTTAGTGCGTTATCGCACCCAGGATAACAGTGTGGCGTTAGTAGGCATTGCTCAAGGCTTACCGTTAGAAAAAATATTTCAACCGGTAGCTGATGGTAAAGGCAGTTTATGGCTGCCAACCAATAAGGGCGTCACGCGCGTTTCTCTAGCCGAGGCACATCGAGTGGCGGATGGTAAGAAAAAAGCCATTAAATTTACTCATTATGGTGAAAAAGATGGGCTAACTAGTAGCCAAACCTACAGTGGCGCCAGTAATAATGCCGTTATGGATAACGCGGGCAATATTTGGCTTACTACCGCTTTGGGTATGATGTATACCCAGCCTAATTGGCACACCTTAACTTCCTCTAGCGACTTACCCGTAGTGTTAGAAACCTTTATGGTGGGCGGTGAGGCGCAAGTCATAAAAGACAAAACCGTATTAGATGCGGGCACTTCACGTATTCAGTTTAATTATGCAGGCTTAGGCTATGTGGTACCGGAGCGTATCCAATACCGCACTTTGTTAGTCGGTTTTGATAAAGACTGGGTAAATCGCGGGCAGCAAGCGATTGCAGAATATACCAATTTAGCGCCTGGGCATTATGTCTTTAAGGTGGCCGCTCGCTATTCCTATCAAGACTGGGGGCCGCCGACTCAAGTTTCTTTTACTATTTTACCCTTTATTTGGCAACTGCCCTTTTTTTGGTCCATTTTAGCCTGTTTATTAGTGATCTCTTTATGGCTACTAATGCGGATGCGGCTGCGTTTTATTCGCTACCATGCCCAAGAGTTAGAGCGACAAGTGGCAGATAAAACTCAAGAGTTAAAACACCAAGCCCAAGCTTTTGCCCGCCAAGCCAGAGCCGATAGCTTAACAGGACTGCCTAATAGGCGAGCCTTTGATGAAGCTATGGCCAGTGCCTTTAGTCGGGCCGAGCGTACCCCTCTGCCTATCACGTTGGTGGTGTTAGATATTGATCACTTTAAGTTAGTCAATGATACTTGGTCTCATGAAGTAGGTGATCAAGTGCTTAAAGTTGTCGCTGAGCTTATTCGTAATGAAATTAGAGAAGTGGACTTTCCTGCGCGTTGGGGCGGTGAAGAATTTACTATTTTATTGCCTAACACAGATTTAATGACCAGTGTGTTAGTCGCCGAGCGATTGCGCGAATCCGTGATGGAGCATGACTTTGGCTACCTAGCAGCAGATTTTAAGCTTACAGTGAGCATTGGCTTAGCCGAAGCCGCGCCTGGCATGGATGCAGTGCAATTACTGGCGAATGCGGATGTAGCGCTTTACCAAGCTAAGGGGCAAGGTCGCAATCGAGTCGTTACATTTATGACAGAGCCCACTACTATGAGCCAAAGCTCGGTTAATGAGTAA
- the tilS gene encoding tRNA lysidine(34) synthetase TilS, with translation MSLYSTFCRHMQGLTAQHTLLVAFSGGLDSTVLLALAARFAKERGIAIRALHIAHGLQDAAKAWPQHCKNVAALLDVECVMKEVHITLGPRISLEAAARDARYQALEQLMSEHDILLTGHHLDDQAETLLLALKRGAGIAGLAAMPERKPFGSQSQYQHWRPLLGCSRQSLEIYAKEQGLNWVEDPSNRNDEFDRNFLRNQILPRLLKQWPSFNHTVARSAELCGEQLQLAQELAELDFPSVKNNSGGLKIAGLQALSVARRHNVLRHWLQLHNVYPSRTQLDAIWQQVALARRDATPQVRLGAASILRYQGALYIPNATGKTQVLQELIPERWLDAGVGRLRLSWVEQGADLDGELSLSQLQLSFNIHGLRAQPQGRASSRALKKLWQEYAVPTWLRAHMPLLLIGNEQLVAVPGLFVSQDYAAKPNQAGWRLEWRAADTEANLV, from the coding sequence ATGTCTTTATATTCCACTTTTTGTCGGCACATGCAGGGGCTTACCGCACAACACACTTTGTTGGTGGCTTTTAGTGGCGGGCTAGACTCCACAGTATTGCTGGCGCTAGCGGCACGCTTTGCCAAAGAGCGCGGCATTGCTATTAGAGCTTTGCATATCGCTCATGGCTTACAAGATGCCGCTAAAGCGTGGCCTCAGCATTGTAAGAATGTGGCCGCTTTGCTTGATGTTGAATGTGTGATGAAAGAGGTACACATAACCTTGGGGCCGAGAATTAGCCTAGAGGCTGCCGCCAGAGACGCGCGCTATCAAGCCCTTGAACAGCTAATGAGCGAACATGATATTTTACTCACCGGCCATCACTTAGACGACCAAGCAGAAACCTTATTATTGGCGCTAAAACGGGGCGCGGGTATCGCTGGCTTGGCGGCCATGCCTGAGCGAAAACCCTTTGGGTCTCAGTCTCAATACCAGCACTGGCGCCCCTTACTTGGCTGCTCTCGCCAAAGCTTAGAAATTTATGCCAAAGAGCAGGGCTTAAACTGGGTAGAGGATCCCAGTAATAGGAATGATGAATTTGATCGTAATTTTTTACGTAATCAAATTCTGCCCCGCTTGCTTAAGCAATGGCCGTCTTTTAATCATACTGTGGCGCGCAGTGCTGAGCTGTGCGGTGAACAATTGCAGCTGGCGCAAGAGCTAGCCGAGCTAGACTTTCCAAGTGTGAAAAATAATAGTGGCGGCCTTAAAATTGCCGGCTTACAGGCTTTAAGTGTCGCGCGGCGCCATAATGTGCTGCGCCATTGGCTGCAGCTACACAATGTGTACCCTAGTCGCACTCAACTAGACGCTATCTGGCAACAAGTAGCCTTGGCACGACGAGACGCTACACCGCAGGTGAGATTGGGCGCGGCTAGTATTTTGCGTTATCAAGGTGCACTTTATATACCCAATGCCACAGGCAAGACGCAGGTATTACAGGAGTTAATACCAGAGCGTTGGTTAGACGCGGGAGTAGGGCGGCTGCGCTTAAGCTGGGTTGAGCAAGGCGCAGATCTTGATGGCGAGCTGAGTTTGAGCCAGTTGCAGCTGAGCTTTAATATTCACGGCTTACGCGCCCAACCCCAAGGACGAGCGAGCTCACGGGCGTTAAAAAAACTTTGGCAAGAATATGCAGTACCAACTTGGTTGCGCGCTCACATGCCGCTATTGCTTATCGGTAATGAGCAGCTGGTTGCGGTACCAGGCTTGTTTGTTAGCCAAGACTATGCAGCCAAGCCAAACCAAGCAGGCTGGCGCTTAGAGTGGCGTGCAGCAGATACCGAGGCGAACTTGGTATGA
- a CDS encoding M48 family metalloprotease, translated as MKKTLLTASILTLSLSGCVADDGGQLLGAGLTAFQGMTISKAELQTQASLAAQKMDAQSKLAPANNAYSQRLAKVTRGLTQIDGTPLNFRVYLDKEINAFAMPDGTVRVYSGLMDVMKDDELMAVIGHEIGHIKYEHTLGQFKNAYLTAAARQAASAAGGTIGALASSDYAELGSQFLSAQFSQKDELQADVYGVEVLCQQGMDPYAAMRSQQVLMQHSGNGGGLFSSHPATGKRIELVRDAAANASCG; from the coding sequence ATGAAAAAAACATTGCTTACTGCCAGCATTCTCACCTTAAGCTTAAGTGGTTGCGTGGCCGATGATGGCGGCCAATTACTGGGCGCCGGTCTTACCGCATTTCAAGGCATGACCATTAGTAAAGCCGAGCTTCAGACTCAAGCTAGCTTAGCGGCACAAAAAATGGATGCACAAAGTAAATTAGCGCCTGCCAATAATGCGTATAGCCAGCGCCTCGCGAAAGTGACGCGCGGTTTAACCCAAATTGATGGCACGCCACTTAATTTCAGAGTCTACTTAGATAAAGAAATTAACGCCTTTGCGATGCCAGATGGCACGGTGCGCGTTTATTCTGGCCTGATGGATGTGATGAAAGATGATGAACTTATGGCAGTGATTGGTCATGAGATTGGTCATATTAAATATGAACATACCTTAGGACAGTTTAAAAATGCCTACTTAACGGCCGCCGCTCGCCAAGCGGCATCGGCAGCAGGTGGCACCATAGGTGCGCTAGCGTCCTCAGATTATGCCGAGCTAGGTAGCCAGTTTTTAAGTGCGCAGTTTTCGCAAAAAGATGAATTGCAAGCGGATGTCTACGGCGTAGAAGTGCTCTGCCAGCAAGGCATGGACCCTTATGCCGCCATGCGCTCCCAACAAGTGTTAATGCAACACTCAGGTAATGGCGGGGGCTTGTTCTCCAGTCACCCGGCTACGGGTAAGCGTATTGAATTAGTACGCGACGCCGCCGCCAATGCTAGCTGTGGCTAA